In a genomic window of Punica granatum isolate Tunisia-2019 chromosome 6, ASM765513v2, whole genome shotgun sequence:
- the LOC116209913 gene encoding TMV resistance protein N-like has translation MASSDAGREGRMVDFCTPCWKPLFRTHKPSHECKTIDKIGSDHAPAAPHSRVMEYEVFLSFRGPDTRRGFADYLYFSLRDAGVRVFRDNEELRSGDEIGPGLCQGILQSKISIPIFSEGYASSKWCLRELAIIAECRRKVEQIVMPIFYDVTPDQVKNQTGKYKEALRRHANECRQCVGQWRSALSEVGRLKGWVLKDTADGHEGQLIRLVVTAVLRQLKKLYLPLTKYLVGVEKHANDIMNLLDVGVGDVRIVGIYGISGTGKTTLAKHIYNKLLNGCEFEGCCSLVNVRERSLQPNGLQQLQNKLVADITRSECQYFGSIDEGINILQYRFRERKVLILLDDVNHPKQLEALVAEREWFGLGSRIIVTTTNGRILREASQVNNSYELGGMRHDEALELFNRHAFRNDPSVNTYTARLNNLASEIVKATGGLPLALEIIGSFLYGRCEEQWKAMLEKLITRADKEVLDKLRISYDDLEDEYKEIFLDVACFFIGEDIRVVIHMWRDCNFFPEVGIQVLQLRSLIKIGEDKKLWMHDSLRDLGRAIVRQENKSSGKRRRLWCSEEAKGVLREHKGTENIEAISIQSGLSFSKEQFREMPNLRYLRSEGAYPGGAFQPLSELRWLSWRNDPFFSMVPCLPFPKLKILDISRSKVTEDWDGWSSFKKLAMLKVLDLSGCCRLTTTPDLSMFPDLERLILEDCKELAKIHPSMVDLQHLSSLNLKGCFRVKKLPDQLGSMKKLTELIIDGTSICRLPDSIGSLENLQRLSANNCHYLKAIPDSIGQLHSLVELSFSDAGVKSLPDSVGNLNNMEVLNISSSNISHFPSALGKLGKLKVINASKCYTLSGDIPAELGKLCSLEVLKLDDTNINRIPETIAGLSRLQTLDLTACRRLHTIPELPVSLVNVRVACQSVDAITNLPDLISLEELVLITSTPQCHFSSIPHAEVPPIRGSTYLQSLPKLPESLNKLNLLNNPLQVLPELSNLENLLELSLEKCYNLTEIPGLVDLVVLKSLKVSWCPHITSLVGLERLKSLKILQVTSCEKLKRLPDLSTLQKLSVLNVRGCESLVAIQGLDRLYALTELDIGNCKCIQSLPDLSNLTLLQSLSADGCKKLQGLEGLGELEELLSLRISGCREIKCLPNLSKLKRLRHLDIAGCKGISEVCGLLEMKFLKRIVVNRCASLKKFRELPELMDMISSGRDNLSAVSRSIAERHKPLTISGNAPRRASSVSIKGLTVAVQGFNVIAIYPCDNNRIIRSVPEHLN, from the exons ATGGCTTCTTCCGATGCTGGTCGCGAGGGTAGGATGGTGGATTTTTGCACTCCTTGCTGGAAACCACTTTTCCGTACTCACAAACCATCTCACGAGTGCAAGACAATTGATAAGATCGG GTCCGACCATGCACCAGCAGCACCGCACTCTCGAGTTATGGAGTACGAAGTCTTCCTGAGCTTCAGGGGCCCAGATACCCGCAGAGGATTCGCTGATTATCTGTACTTCAGCCTGAGAGATGCGGGCGTCCGTGTCTTTCGGGACAATGAGGAGCTCCGCTCAGGCGACGAGATCGGTCCCGGGCTTTGCCAAGGGATCCTACAGTCAAAGATCTCCATTCCCATCTTCTCCGAAGGGTATGCGTCCAGCAAATGGTGCCTCAGGGAGCTTGCTATTATCGCCGAATGTAGGAGGAAAGTGGAGCAAATCGTGATGCCCATCTTCTACGACGTTACGCCCGATCAAGTTAAGAACCAGACCGGTAAATACAAAGAAGCACTTAGGCGGCACGCCAACGAGTGTCGTCAGTGCGTTGGGCAGTGGAGGAGCGCTCTATCGGAGGTAGGGCGTTTGAAGGGTTGGGTATTAAAGGACACCGCTGACGG GCATGAGGGACAGTTGATAAGATTAGTAGTTACGGCGGTTCTCCGTCAACTGAAGAAACTCTACCTTCCCCTGACCAAATATTTGGTCGGAGTTGAAAAACATGCAAATGACATAATGAACTTGTTAGATGTCGGAGTTGGAGATGTGAGAATCGTGGGGATTTACGGTATAAGTGGCACTGGCAAGACAACTCTCGCCAAGCACATCTATAATAAACTTCTGAATGGTTGTGAATTTGAAGGCTGTTGCTCCCTTGTTAATGTCCGAGAGAGATCCCTGCAGCCCAATGGCCTGCAACAGTTGCAGAATAAGTTAGTTGCTGACATCACGAGGAGTGAATGCCAATATTTTGGTAGTATTGATGAAGGAATCAACATTTTGCAGTACAGGTTTCGTGAAAGGAAAGTCCTCATTCTTCTTGACGATGTTAATCACCCTAAACAGCTCGAGGCATTGGTGGCAGAGCGCGAATGGTTTGGTTTAGGAAGTCGGATAATTGTCACAACCACTAATGGACGCATATTAAGAGAAGCATCTCAAGTAAATAACTCCTACGAGCTTGGGGGAATGCGGCATGATGAAGCTCTCGAACTGTTCAACAGGCATGCTTTTAGAAATGACCCCTCAGTAAACACTTACACCGCTAGACTGAATAATTTGGCCAGTGAAATCGTGAAGGCAACGGGAGGGCTTCCTTTAGCTCTGGAGATTATAGGTAGTTTTCTATATGGCCGATGCGAGGAACAATGGAAAGCAATGCTTGAGAAGTTGATAACAAGAGCTGACAAGGAAGTCCTTGATAAGTTAAGGATCAGTTACGACGATTTGGAAGATGAATACAAAGAAATTTTCCTAGATGTGGCGTGCTTTTTTATTGGAGAGGATATCAGAGTTGTGATCCACATGTGGAGAGATTGCAATTTTTTCCCTGAAGTTGGGATTCAAGTGCTCCAACTGAGGTCCCTTATTAAAATAGGAGAAGATAAAAAGCTATGGATGCATGATTCGCTCCGAGATCTTGGCAGAGCGATTGTCCGACAGGAGAACAAGTCATCAGGAAAGAGAAGAAGGTTGTGGTGCTCTGAAGAAGCAAAAGGCGTCCTCCGAGAACATAAG GGAACAGAGAACATCGAAGCTATCTCGATACAAAGTGGGCTTTCATTTTCAAAGGAACAGTTCAGAGAAATGCCAAATCTAAGATACCTTAGATCGGAAGGTGCTTATCCTGGGGGAGCATTTCAACCTCTGTCAGAATTAAGATGGCTAAGTTGGCGAAATGATCCCTTTTTTTCCATGGTGCCCTGTTTGCCATTTCCAAAGTTAAAGATTCTAGATATATCCAGGAGCAAAGTAACAGAGGACTGGGACGGTTGGAGCTCTTTCAAG AAACTTGCAATGCTGAAGGTTCTCGATCTCAGTGGCTGCTGTCGGCTGACAACAACTCCTGACCTTTCCATGTTTCCCGATCTGGAAAGACTGATTCTTGAAGACTGTAAAGAATTGGCTAAAATTCACCCATCAATGGTGGATCTCCAGCATCTGAGTTCCCTAAATTTGAAGGGTTGTTTCCGAGTAAAGAAACTGCCTGATCAATTGGGGTCTATGAAAAAACTGACAGAACTTATCATTGATGGAACATCCATCTGTCGACTTCCAGATTCCATTGGCTCTTTAGAGAATCTGCAGAGGTTGTCAGCAAATAATTGCCACTACTTAAAAGCAATCCCGGACTCAATTGGGCAGCTCCATTCATTAGTCGAGTTGAGCTTTTCAGATGCAGGAGTGAAAAGTTTGCCCGATTCTGTTGGGAATCTGAACAACATGGAAGTGCTCAACATCAGTTCCAGTAATATATCTCATTTTCCAAGTGCATTAGGGAAGCTGGGGAAGCTTAAAGTGATAAATGCATCAAAGTGTTATACCTTGAGTGGAGATATTCCTGCTGAGCTTGGGAAACTATGTTCTTTAGAAGTATTGAAATTGGATGATACAAACATTAACAGAATCCCAGAAACTATTGCTGGGCTTTCTCGTCTTCAGACTCTTGATTTAACAGCATGCCGAAGGCTTCACACTATCCCAGAACTTCCTGTTAGTTTAGTTAACGTACGGGTGGCTTGTCAGTCGGTGGATGCAATCACGAATCTCCCTGATCTGATAAGTTTGGAAGAATTGGTGTTGATTACGAGCACCCCACAATGCCACTTCAGTTCCATTCCTCATGCTGAAGTACCTCCAATTCGAGGTTCCACATATCTTCAAAGCCTTCCAAAGTTACCTGAAAGTTTGAACAAGCTAAACCTTCTGAACAACCCGCTTCAAGTATTGCCGGAGCTTTCAAACTTGGAGAACTTATTGGAGTTATCTCTTGAAAAATGCTACAATCTTACTGAAATTCCCGGCCTCGTGGATTTGGTCGTCTTGAAAAGTCTGAAGGTGAGCTGGTGCCCACATATTACTAGCCTCGTCGGTCTTGAAAGGTTGAAGTCTCTGAAAATCCTACAAGTTACCTCCTGCGAGAAACTTAAGAGACTTCCTGACCTGTCCACGTTACAGAAGTTGTCTGTATTAAATGTTAGAGGCTGCGAAAGTTTGGTTGCCATTCAGGGTCTGGATAGATTATATGCCTTGACTGAATTAGACATAGGCAATTGCAAGTGCATACAAAGTTTACCTGATCTGTCGAACTTGACATTGTTGCAATCTTTGTCTGCCGATGGTTGCAAGAAGCTGCAGGGACTCGAAGGGCTTGGTGAATTGGAAGAATTGTTATCATTACGAATCTCAGGGTGCAGAGAAATCAAATGTCTCCCAAATCTATCGAAGCTGAAGAGGTTGAGGCATCTCGATATTGCAGGCTGCAAGGGCATTTCAGAGGTCTGTGGACTATTGGAGATGAAATTTCTGAAGCGCATAGTTGTTAACAGATGTGCAAGCCTTAAAAAATTTCGGGAGCTCCCGGAATTAATGGACATGATCTCTTCTGGTCGTGACAACCTATCAGCAGTAAGCCGAAGTATTGCTGAACGCCATAAGCCTTTAACAATCTCGGGAAATGCACCTAGACGAGCAAGTTCTGTGTCCATCAAAGGCCTAACGGTTGCGGTACAAGGATTCAACGTGATTGCAATTTACCCATGTGACAATAATCGTATCATAAGAAGTGTACCAGAACACTTGAACTAG